A window of Saccopteryx leptura isolate mSacLep1 chromosome 5, mSacLep1_pri_phased_curated, whole genome shotgun sequence contains these coding sequences:
- the DEFB127 gene encoding beta-defensin 127 encodes MRLLLIIAVLLFQKPTATEQLQKCWNQYIHGTCRKICRVSEVREVLCENGRYCCVSVLQVEARRKLPKPTRPRPRTYALTLPQDYDHI; translated from the exons ATGAGGCTCCTCCTGATCATTGCAGTTCTGCTGTTCCAGAAACCCACAG CAACCGAACAACTCCAGAAGTGCTGGAACCAGTATATACATGGGACCTGCAGGAAAATATGCAGAGTAAGCGAGGTGCGCGAAGTGCTCTGTGAAAACGGGAGGTACTGCTGTGTCAGCGTCCTGCAGGTGGAGGCGCGGAGGAAGCTTCCCAAGCCCACGCGCCCGCGGCCTAGGACGTATGCCCTGACCCTTCCTCAAGATTACGATCATATATAG
- the DEFB128 gene encoding beta-defensin 128, with protein sequence MKLFLVLVALLFEVPADAMRPPKCFSNITGYCRKKCRMGEVYDIQCPNRKLCCVSERENKKYQEAQESFQSSMLSDQKQDYAVLPTVTLGTAQI encoded by the exons ATGAAGCTGTTTCTGGTTCTGGTGGCTCTGCTGTTTGAGGTGCCCGCAG ATGCCATGCGACCCCCCAAATGCTTCAGCAACATAACAGGCTACTGCCGGAAGAAATGCAGAATGGGAGAAGTATACGACATCCAGTGTCCAAACAGGAAATTATGTTGTGTCAGTGAACGCGAAAACAAAAAGTACCAGGAAGCGCAAGAATCGTTTCAGTCTTCCATGCTGTCGGACCAGAAGCAGGACTATGCCGTCCTACCCACCGTCACGCTGGGCACAGCCCAAATATAA